Genomic segment of Pongo pygmaeus isolate AG05252 chromosome 1, NHGRI_mPonPyg2-v2.0_pri, whole genome shotgun sequence:
CAGAGGGAGAGGCCAAGTTTGCGTTATAGTCCCGGTGAGGCCTCAGCCTATCCCACAGACAGCTTTAGAACAGAAgtgccccccctttttttttttgagatggagtctcgctgtgttacccaggctggagtgcagtggtgcgatcttggctcacggcaacctccgccttccgggttcaagcgattgtcctgcctcagcctcccaagtagttggaattacagttgcccgccaccatgcccggctaatttttgtattttagtagagatggggtttcgccatattggccaggctggtttcaaactcctgacctcaggtgacctgcccgcctcagcctcccaaagtgctggaattacaggctgttgagctgccacgcccagcctattaGCATTCTTAATGAGAGTTGAGTAAGAGACTTccacaggcatggtggctcatgcctgtaattctagcactttgggaggccaaggcaggagaattgcttgagcttaggaatttgagaccagcctgggtaacatagtgggacctggtctctacaaaaaaattgtaaaagttagctgggcaggccgggtgcagtggctcaggcctataatcccagcactttgggaggccgagacgggtggatcacttgaggtcaggagttcgagaccagcctgaccaacatgatgaaaccttgtttctattaaaaatacaaaaaattagccaggcatggtggctcgtgcttgtaatcccagctactcaggaggctgaggcaggagaattgctggaacctgggagacagaggcctgtagtcccaactacttaggagactgaggtggaagggtcacttgagcccagcaggccaACACTGGGTCCTAAGCAGTAAGCCATAAtgatgccactgaactctagccggggcaacagagtgagaaaggGGGGAGGAgataggggagggaggggaaggaggaaggagggaggaagggaggagactTATGTGTCCTCAGGAAGAACTTTCAATTTAATAAAAGCTATTTGGTTTAATTTCCAtatctattattgttattattattattattttatttttgagacagagtcttgctctgtcacccaggctggagtgcagtggtgcaatctcggctcactgcaacctctgcctcctgggttcaagtaattctcctgcctcagcctcccgaatagctgggattacaggcacatgccaccacccccggctagtttttgtacttttactagagacgagatttcaccacgttggccaagctggtctcgaactcctggcctcaagcaatctccccaccttggcctcccaaagtgctgggattacaggtgtgagctaccgtgctcAGCCTCCATATCTATTATTACATTTGAGCATAAATTTGACATTAAAAATGTAAtggcaaatatataaataaaataatatcattagaaatatttttattagtttttttttcattaaaccgGTGGTTTTTCTAAGAAACAGCtcggttttcttttcttatgttttttagagacagggtcttgctctgtcacccaggcacccaggctggaatgcattggtgtgattgtagctcactgtaacctcacacTCTTTGGCTTAAGTAGTccttttgcctcagtctcccaagtaactgggctacaggcatgtgtcaccatgcctggttaattttttttttttttgagacagtctcactttcttgcccaagctggaatgtagtggcacaatctcagctcactgcaacctctgcctcctgggttcaagtgattctccttcctcagccttccaggtagcacgcaccaccacgcctggctaatttttgtatttttagtagagataaggtttcaccatgctggccaggctggtctcaaactcttgacctcaagtgatccgccctctttggcctcccaaagtgctggggtgacaggtgtgacctaccgtgcccagcctataccCTTCTTTTTTGAAAACCATGCTatatggccaggcatgatggttcacatctgtaatcccagcactttgggaggccaaggcaggagaactgcttgaggccaggagttctagaccagcctgggcaatgtagcaagacccccagctcttaaaaaaaaaaaaaaagttccagcctggacaacatggtgaaaccctgtctactaaaaatacaaaaaattgccgggcacggtggctcacgcttgtaatcctagcattttgggaggccagggcaggtggatcacctgagatcaggagtttgagaccagcctgaccaacatggagaaaccccatctctactaaaaatacgaaattagccaggcgtggtggcgcctgcctgtaatcctagctactagggaggccgaggcaggagaatctcctgaacctgggaggcggaggttgtggtgagtctagatcgtgccactgcactccagtctgggcaactagAACGaaactccaccttaaaaaaaaaaaaataatacaaaaaactagTTAGAACTAgctaggcgtagtggcgggcgcctgtaatcccagctactcaggaggctggggcaggagaatctcttgaacctgggaggcagaggttgcagtgagccgagatcacaccactgcactctagccagggcaacagagtgagactctgtctcaaaaaaaaaaaaaaagaaaattaggctgggcaccgtggctcacacctataatcccagcactttgggaggctgaggcgggcggatcacctgaagttgaaagttcgagaccagcttgattaacatggagaaaccctgtctctactaaaaatacaaaattagctgggaagggtggcacatgcctgtaatcccagctacttgggaggctgaggcaggggaatcccttgaacccggaaggtggaggttgtggtgagccgagattgcaccattgcactccagcctgggcaacaagagcgaaactctgtctcaaaaaaaaaaaaaaatacaaaaattagccagcgtggtggcaagcgcctgtaatcccagctgtttgggaggctgaagagaatcacttgaacctgggaggcagaggctgcagtgagctgagatagcgccattgtactccagcctgggcaacaggagtgaaactccgtctcaaaaaaaaaaaaagaaagtataataaCGGAAAAAAAGGGATATAGGAGTAACCTATATCTTTAGtctcttgtctataaaatgggagagagAATACTTATCTGGACTAATTCATAGTGTTATTATATCAGattgaaatacatatatacaaatattgtcTAAACATTAatgccaaaatttaaaaaaaaaaaacctaaaggaCTTTAGAGCACATCTATTTCATATTTCAGAAAGGAAGGGGAGTCTCAGAGGTCAAGAGACCATATTCAGTTATGTGCATAATTAAGTAAAGGAAAAATGTACTTGAATTTAACAGATGTGCTTGAATTCTACAAACATTTATCTAAGACGGGGTCCTGACTTGAAgctataaataaaaagatatttcatgaatTTGACTTTGAAAACATGAATGAGAATAATTGTGTAAGTGCAGGTTTGTAGCTGTATCATGTGATCCCAGAATCCCTGGTCACTGGTTCTTAATTTGACCTTTGTGGGTCCCTCCTATGAACCCTGATGCACCTCCCCCATATTATTTAATTAGCCTTGttgcttctccctccctccacccagcacacactaccttttcttttctttctctatttggCAAGTAGAATATTCTAATAAGGTGATCTGAACCCACTTCTAGTGCAAGTTTCACCTCAGAACcagttgtgtgattttttttttttttttttttttttttttgagattgagtcttgctctgtcgcccaggctggagggcagtggcgcgatctcggctcactgcaacctctgcctcctgggttcaagcgactcttctgcctcagcctcctaagtaggtgggactacaggtgtgccaccatgcccggctaatttttgtattattagtagagatgggatttcaccatattggccaggctggtctcgaactcctgacctcatgacctctccacctcggcctcccaaagtgctgggtttacaggcctgagccaccgcacccggccccagctgtgtgatcttaggcacaTTTACTTCTTGTACTCTCAGTTACTCATGTAAACTCGGGATAATAATACATGTCTTGCCGATCTGTCATGCTTGTTTCCAGGGTCAAATGATGCAGTGTGTCATAATGTACCcgaaaacactttaaaaagcaCCACATGCTCCACAAATGTCGagtgttattattattctcatcatGGCTCTGCCCTTCCCTTCCATCCCTTTCCTCCAGCCCTGCTGGCTTCCTTCCAGGATTGTCTTGACAAGTGGCTGCAATCATTTGTTGAGAACCTTTCTCTGAATGGTGAAATGTTATTCTGGAAGCTGCCCTTGGACTAGTAGAAATCTAATTAGATTATTGGGAGTCACAGAGAGAAAAATTAGGAGCAAAAGAAACTGCATTCCCATTGATAAAAGAAGTATTAGCCGGCAATTGTAGCAAAAAGCacttaaagaagacatttaggatCATGGTGACAAAGTGTGAGAGCCAGAGAGAGCATGAGTCTGGAATCCCTTCCTCTTAGGGTCTGTGAATGGAGAAGCCCTGTCCACTGGGTCTGTAACTCCCTCTTCCTGGCATTTCTCTGTCCACTCCTGACGGGGCccacctctttctttctcctcaggCTCCCTGGCATTGGGCAGTGTTACAGTGCACTCTTCTGAACCTGAAGTCAGAATTCCTGAGAATAATCGTGAGTTGGGAGGGGCCGTGGAGGGTGTGAGGGTGAGCAGTTGCCGGCCGCCTGGGGACCTAGAGAGCACCCAGCCCAGCCTGCAGTTTGGGGCTGTTCCCCATCTCGTGTATTTGCTGCTGCTTCCTCCTTCGGCTCATTTTGACCCTTTTTGCAGCTGTGAAGTTGTCCTGTGCCTACTCGGGCTTTTCTTCTCCCCGTGTGGAGTGGAAGTTTGACCAAGGAGACACCACCAGACTCGTTTGCTATAATAACAAGATCACAGGTGAGTTGCTTCTCCTCCTTCCTGATTGCCTAGGTTGTGGAGGGATTATCATGCCTGGATTCTATGATCCAGACTTTGTGCCTTTATCCCAGGGCACACCCTGGGGCTCAAGTCCTCATGGCCTTCTTCCCCCCTTTCTGGGGGAAGAGGAGAGCACTTGCGTACCTTGGATGCCCCCTTCATCAGCCTCCCTTAGCTCTCCAGTTCACTCTGTCCTTGCCCTTGCCTCCTCTTGTGGTAGCTTCCTATGAGGACCGGGTGACCTTCTTGCCAAGTGGTATCACCTTCAAGTCCGTGACACGGGAAGACACCGGGACATACACTTGTATGGTCTCTGAGGAAGGCGGCAACAGCTATGGGGAGGTCAAGGTCAAGCTCATCGTGCTTGGTACGTGCCCCATGTTTTCTGGGTGGGCCTGGAGTTAGTTACTTCTCATAGCAGGCTCTGCTGCGCTTTGGAGCTCTTTGATGGTGAGAATACCCACATGTGGGCTATTCAGAGTCCAGGAGCTGCCGGAGAAGGGATGAGCCCCTGGTTAGGTGGCAACCAGGGACATGGTGAGTGTAGGAGGCTCGAGCCAAGTAGATGGGGGTACCATTCTAGTTGGTTACTTAGACTCAAGCAGCCCTCACCCTATACTCAGCaccttctgtctttctcttccacAGTGCCTCCATCCAAGCCTACAGTTAGCATCCCCTCCTCTGCCACCATTGGGAACCGGGCAGTGCTGACATGCTCAGAACGAGATGGTTCCCCACCTTCTGAATACACCTGGTTCAAAGATGGGATAGTGATGCCTACGAATCCCAAAAGCACCCGTGCCTTCAGCAACTCTTCCTATGTCCTGAATCCCACAACAGGAGAGCTGGTATGGATGGGGTGGTGGTGAAACATGTGTGGGGGATGCAGTTATAGAACCCCAAAAGGTGGGAGGAAGAACAGGCAACAGGGTGAACTTGGAACTGGGGTCAAGAGACattaaaaaatgtctattttgcTTCATCAAGCGGGAAGccaatttgttttccttcctcaGGTCTTTGATCCCCTGTCAGCCTCTGATACTGGAGAATACAGCTGTGAGGCACGGAATGGGTATGGGACACCCATGACATCAAATGCTGTGCGCATGGAAGCTGGTGAGAGTTAGGGCTTGAGCCCAGACCTGGGGTGGGGATTGGGGTCTGCTTTTCATCCTGCCATTGGTGATACTGTAGGTACTGTGAGTGAGTATCCCCGTGCCTGATTTGTCATTTGTGTCTtgcagtggagcggaatgtgggGGTCATTGTGGCAGCTGTCCTTGTAACCCTGATTCTCCTGGGAATCTTGATTTTTGGCATCTGGTTTGCCTATAGCCGAGGCCACTTTGACAGTAAGTATCTGCCCCCAGAGGCTTTCCTTTGTACTGCCCCCATCCCAGGGCCTGGCATGGGTGTCATCTGAGTACTGACCCTGATACTGTGCTCATGTGTGTGGGTGTTGTCCCCTGGGGAACACTGATCACCCATCTAACACCAAGAGCTGGGGGCCTGCCCCTCCATCTTCCCAAGCCATGCTGTCTTCTGTCCTGCTGACACTCATGAtcccatttcttctctttcaggAACAAAGAAAGGGTGAGTGAGGTGCTGTCCTGGGGTTCTCCAAGTTTGAGAGCATGGATGCATGTGGTTTGAAGCTGAAGTGGGCCTGGGGGAATGGGTTGAAGGCAGAAGCAACCAGTTTGGAGGGAAGGCATTTGGATATCCAGCCCTTTCTCTGTGGCCTTGGCCCTGGGCCTGTCCTGTTACTCCCACCTTTACCTTTCTGCTGCACACTCTGTGCTTCTGTAGCATTCTCGGTTCTGGCCTTTAAAGTTGGCAAGGAGAGGTTAATAAGCACCTAGGTGGCTGAGTGTCTGCGTCTTCTGGCTTGTTCACAGGACTTCCAGTAAGAAGGTGATTTACAGCCAGCCTAGTGCTCGAAGTGAAGTGAGTATGCCTCCCCTGGGCAGGGGTGGGCCACCTGGGGCTGGAGTGAGGAGATTTCTAGCCCATGTTTATGTGTTTTGGGGATTATCAGCCAAAGAAGACTATTGAGAGTTGACTGGATGTTTTATTTCTGCAGGGAGAATTCAAACAGACCTCATCATTCCTGGTGTGAGCCTGGTCAGCTCACCGCCTGTCATCTGCATTTGCCTTACTCAGGTGCTACCGGACTCTGGCCCCTGATGTCTATAGTTTCACAGGATGCCTTATTTGTCTTCTACACCCCACAGGGCCCCCTACTTCTTAGGATGTGTTTTTAATAATGTCAGCTATGTGCCCCATCCTCCTCCatgccctccctccctttcttacCACTGCTGAGTGGCCTGGAACTTGTTTAAAGTGTTTATTCCCCATTTCTTTGAGGGATCAGGCAGGAATCCTGGGTATGCCATTGACTTCCCTTCTAAGTAGACAGCAAAAATGGCAGGGGTCCCAGGAATCTGCACTCAGCTGCCCACCTGGCCGGCAGGGATCTTTGAATAGGGATCTTGAGCTTGGTTCTGGGCTCTTTCCTTGTGTACTGACGACCAGGGCCAGCTGTTCAGAGCGGGGATTAGAGGCTAGAGCGGCTGAAATGGTTGTTTGGTGATGACACTGGGGTTCTTCCATCTCTGGGgcccactctcttctgtcttccGATGGGAAGTGCCACTGGGATCCCTCTTCCCTGTCCTCCTGAATACAAGCTGACTGAGATTGACTGTGTCTGTGGAAAATGGGAGCTCTTGTGGAGAGCATAGTAATTTTTCAGAGAACTTGAAGCGAAAAAGGTTTGAAACCACTggtctaaagaaaagaaaactggaggctgggcgcagtggctcatgcctataatcccagaggctgaggcaggcagatcacctgaggtcaggagttcaagatcagcctgaccaacatggagaaaccctactaaaaatacaaaattagccaggcatggtggtgcatgcctgtaatcccagctgctcaggagcctggcaacaagagcaaaactccatctcaaaaaaaaagaaagaaaagaaaagaaagctggagcTGGTGGCTCAGGCCATCACCCTTCCCTTGGCTGGAACTACTGGACAGACCCTTTTGAGATATGCCTGTGGTGCTGTGGAGATGTGTGTAGTGGTCTTAGCTCTTTGttgagcttgtgtgtgtgttgtgtggtctTAGCTGTATACTGAAATTGGGCGTGTGTTGGAGGGCTTCTTAGCTCTTTGGTGAGATTGtatttctatgtgtttgtatCAGCTGAATGTTGCTGGAAATAAAACCTTGGTTTGTCAAGGCTCTTTTTTGTGGGAAGTAAGTAGGGGAAAAGGTTTTTGAGGGTTCCTGGGCTCCTTTGTACAACAGGAAAATGCCTCAAATCCTTGCTTCCCAGCAACCTGGGGCTGGTTCCCAGTGCCTGGTCCTGCCCCTTCCTGCTTCTTATCTCAAGGCAGAGCTTCCGAATTTCAGGCCCTCATTCCAGAGCCCTCTTGTGGCCAGGCCTTCCTTTGCTGGAGGAAGGTACACAGGGTGAAGCTGATGCTGTACTTGGGGGATCTCCTTGGCCTGTTCCACCAAGTGAGAGGAGAAGGTACTTACTCTTGTACCTGCTGTCCAACCAGGTGCATTAACAGACCTCCCTACAGCTGTAGGAACTACTGTCCcagagctgaggcagggggatttcTCAGGTCATTTGGAGAACAAGTGCTTTAGTAGTAGTTTAAAGTAGTAACTGCTACTATATTTAGTGGGGTGGAATTCAGAAGAAATTTGAAGACCAGATCATGGGTGGTCTGCATGTGAATGAACAAGAATGAGCTGGACAGCCTGGCTGTCATTGCTTTCCTCCTCCCCATTTGGACCCTTCTCTGCCCTTACGTTTTTGTTTCTCCATCTACCACCATCCCCCAGTCTATTTATTAACTTAGCAAGAGGGCAAATAAAGGGCCCTTTTGGCttgattttgcttctttctttctgtggagGATATACTAAGTGTGACTTTGCCCTATCCTATTTGGAAATCCCTAACAGAATTGAGTTTTCTATTAAGgatccaaaaagaaaaacaaaatgctaaCGAAGCCATCAGTCAAGGGTCACATGccaataaacaataaattttccAGAAGAAATGAAATCCAACTAGACAAATAAAGTAGAGCTTATGAAATGGTTCAGTAAGGatgagtttgttgttgtttgtttttttggttttgttttgtttttttaaagacagagtctcgctctgtcacccaggctggagtgcagtggtgtgatcttggctcactgcaacctccgcctcccgggttcaagccgttctcctgcctcagtctcctgagtagctgggattacaggtgtgtgccaccatgcctggccaatttttgtatttttagtagagacagggttttaccatgttggtcgggctggtctcaaactcctgacctcttgatccgcctaccttggcctcccaaagtgatgggattacaggtgtgagccaccgtgcctagccaaggatgagatttttaaagtatgtttcaGTTCTGTGTCATGGTTGGAAGACAGAGTAGGAGGGATATGGAAAAGGTCATGGGGAAGCAGAGGTGATTCATGACTCTGTGAATTTGAGGTGAATGTTCCTTATTGTCTAGGCCACTTGTGAAGAATATGAGTCAGTTATTACCAGCCTTGGAATTTACTTCTCTATCTTACAACGGACCTTTTGAACTGGAAAACACCTTGTCTGCATTcactttaaaatgtcaaaactaatttttgtaataaatgtttatttttcacattgaGTTTGTTTAAACCCTGAAGTTCTTACCTTAAGAGAACTGGGACTCCTAGAGTGATTGGACATTCAAAATATTCCTGATAGTCTTGTTAATTAAGAGATtaggatatctttccattaccttgataattacattttaatttagctTTTTTCATTGGCCTGTGTTTAAATGCGAATAACCCCACAATGGACATTTCCTATGTTAAAGTGACATTTAGGGGATAAAAAATGAGAGCAGTTCCATGGATTTTGGTGTTTCCCCTGAGACATTAACTCAGCATAATCTGGGATAAAATGATTGAGTCTTAAGGATGTGTTTGTTGTTCCTGTCATTTTTTGATTTTCTTCAAAGTATACAACATGGTTTGATATGCATATACATTTGTGTAATGATTGCCATGGTCAATTAACacatcaccattttttttttttttttttttttttgtgagggagtcttgctctgttgccaggctggagtgcaatggtacaaccttggctcactgcaacctccacctcctaggatcaagcagttctcttgcctcagcctcctgagtagctgggactataggcgcatgccaccatgcccagctaatttttgtatttttagtagagacggggtttcaccatgttggccaggatgatctcgatctcttgacctcatgatccacccacttcggcctcccaaagtgctgggattgcaggcgtgagtcaccgcacccggccacatcACCCTCATGTTCTATCTTACGTATTCAGAACTTGTTCATCTTGTAACTGAAAGcgtgtaccctttgaccaacactGTTTTTCCTGTCTTAGCAGATCAAGGGCAGGGGAGGTGATAGTGGAGGAAAATGGAGTTAGTCTGTTTCTAAATGAGGGGACAGTATGTTTCTTGGGGCCTGAGGACAGCTTAATAAAGTagacaaatgaagaaaaacaacaatTTGCATTAAAAAGTATCCAATTCTTTAGCTTTTCCAGTTTATTACCCCTTCTCTGGTACTAGCTATGAAAATCTGATATGAAAtggaacattttttcttttctttctttttttttttttgagactgagtcttactctgtcgcccaggctggagtgcagtggagcgatctcagctcactgcaacctcgccctctgagttcaagcgattctcctgcctcagcctcccgagcagctgggattacaggcgcctgccactgcacccggataatttttttttatagttttagtggagaaagggtttcaccagcttggccaggctggtcttaaactcctgatctcatgatccacccaccttggcctcccaaagtgctgggattacaggtgtgagccaccgtgcctagcccatTTTTTCTTACTACTATCATCCATTAACTTATTTACTAGGTACTATTACTATCTCTGTTTCTCAGATGgggaagagaggcagagaaatgCTAAGGaatttgcccaagttcacacaacCAGTACTAGGCAAATGGTAGGTCTGGGATTAAGATCCTGGGGAGGGGAGGTTGGGTAACCTATATCCTGCTCGGTGAcccagaatggaaaagaatgaaggaggaggagctggaaacagaagttaactttttttgtagaggtgggtatCTGGGTTTGAGGAGAGAGAATATTAAAAGTAAtgctggggccaggcgcggtggctcatacctataatcccagcactttgggagtctgaggcaggcagatcacttgaggtcaggagttcaagaccagcctggccaacatggtgaaaccctgtctctatgcaaaatacaaaaattgccaggtgtggtggctcacgcttgtaatcccagcactttgggagccccgaagggggcggatcacctgaagttgggagttcaagaccagcctgaccaacatggagaaaccctgtctctactaaaaatacaaaaattagctgggcatggtggtgcatgcctataatcccagctactcaggaggctgaggcacgagaattgcttgaacctgagaggcagacatcacagtgagccgaaatggcgccactgcactctagcctgggtgacagtgagacttgatctcaaaaaaaaaaaaaaaaaaaagtgatgatgtTTGGGCTAGGGTTTCCCCTAAAGTGTGACAAAATCTCACTTGAGTCTGCTATCCCAACAGACAGACTCTGGACAGAGTGAGGCATATTAAGTATGAGGCTCTTTATGAAATGGAGGGCCTAAGAGTGCCACCTTCTGGAGTAAAGGATAAAACTTAATGCAATTTTGCCAGTGACCGGGATGAAAAACAGAAGGCATGCATATGATATTTGTGGACGGCAAGGAGTTAGTAGGAATTGCAACATCATCAGTGTGCAGAATGAGGATTCAAATAGGAATGGTAAACTCCAgcttattaaattttattgaattgaAATTCAATAGTAATAAGTCAGATTCTGCCTTTGGGTTCAAA
This window contains:
- the F11R gene encoding junctional adhesion molecule A isoform X2; this translates as MGTKAQAERKLLRLFILAILSCSLALGSVTVHSSEPEVRIPENNPVKLSCAYSGFSSPRVEWKFDQGDTTRLVCYNNKITASYEDRVTFLPSGITFKSVTREDTGTYTCMVSEEGGNSYGEVKVKLIVLVPPSKPTVSIPSSATIGNRAVLTCSERDGSPPSEYTWFKDGIVMPTNPKSTRAFSNSSYVLNPTTGELVFDPLSASDTGEYSCEARNGYGTPMTSNAVRMEAVERNVGVIVAAVLVTLILLGILIFGIWFAYSRGHFDKLGACPSIFPSHAVFCPADTHDPISSLSGTKKGTSSKKVIYSQPSARSEGEFKQTSSFLV
- the F11R gene encoding junctional adhesion molecule A isoform X1, with the protein product MGTKAQAERKLLRLFILAILSCSLALGSVTVHSSEPEVRIPENNPVKLSCAYSGFSSPRVEWKFDQGDTTRLVCYNNKITASYEDRVTFLPSGITFKSVTREDTGTYTCMVSEEGGNSYGEVKVKLIVLVPPSKPTVSIPSSATIGNRAVLTCSERDGSPPSEYTWFKDGIVMPTNPKSTRAFSNSSYVLNPTTGELVFDPLSASDTGEYSCEARNGYGTPMTSNAVRMEAVERNVGVIVAAVLVTLILLGILIFGIWFAYSRGHFDRTKKG